A region of Anopheles merus strain MAF chromosome 2R, AmerM5.1, whole genome shotgun sequence DNA encodes the following proteins:
- the LOC121587925 gene encoding actin-related protein 2/3 complex subunit 4-like has product MAATLKPYLTAVRHTLTAAMCLSNFSSQVVERHNKPEVEVRSSKELLLTPVVISRNEKERVLIETSVNSVRISIAVKQADEIEKILCHKFTRFMMMRAENFIILRRKPIDGYDISFLITNFHTEQMYKHKLVDFVIHFMEEIDKEISEMKLAVNARARICSEEFLKRF; this is encoded by the coding sequence ATGGCCGCAACACTAAAGCCCTACCTGACCGCGGTGCGTCACACCCTCACGGCGGCAATGTGTCTGAGCAACTTCTCGTCCCAGGTCGTCGAACGGCACAACAAACCCGAGGTGGAGGTCCGCAGCAGCAaggagctgctgctgaccCCGGTGGTGATATCGCGCAACGAGAAGGAACGCGTACTGATCGAGACGAGCGTCAACTCGGTGCGCATCAGCATCGCCGTCAAGCAGGCGGACGAGATTGAGAAGATCCTCTGCCACAAGTTCACCCGGTTCATGATGATGCGGGCGGAAAACTTCATCATCCTGCGGCGGAAACCGATCGACGGGTACGACATCAGCTTTCTCATCACGAACTTCCACACCGAGCAGATGTACAAGCACAAGCTGGTGGACTTTGTGATTCACTTCATGGAGGAGATCGACAAGGAGATTAGCGAGATGAAGCTGGCCGTCAATGCCCGTGCGCGCATCTGTTCGGAGGAGTTCCTGAAGCGGTTCTAA
- the LOC121587924 gene encoding ubiquitin fusion degradation protein 1 homolog, which produces MFQFNGFNMMFPDHSRPFNTTYKCYSVSMLPGNERQDVENGGKIIMPPSALDQLTRLNVVYPMLFKITNGSINRSTHAGVLEFVADEGKIYMPYWMMHNLALDQGDIVEIESVSIPVATYSKFQPQSVEFLDITNPKAVLENCLRNFACLTTGDLIAIKYNNTTYELSVLETKPGPAVTIIECDMNVEFAPPVGYTEPERKEKEEEPMTIDPTELMPEPTGFVAFKGEGTRLDGKKKKDNGTNDAPAALRQTYVRGIPDYDHPYGLLRFDRSVRKTDQLESKLEDSKFQEFQGEGFNLKKNRK; this is translated from the exons ATG TTCCAGTTCAACGGCTTCAACATGATGTTCCCGGACCATTCCCGTCCGTTCAACACGACGTACAAATGCTACTCGGTATCGATGCTGCCAGGCAACGAGCGACAGGATGTGGAGAATGGAGGCAAGATCATTATGCCACCGTCGGCGCTGGACCAGCTGACCCGGTTGAACGTGGTGTATCCGATGTTGTTCAAGATCACGAATGGCTCGATCAACCGCAGTACACACGCGGGTGTGCTGGAGTTTGTGGCGGACGAAGGCAAAATCTACATGCCCTACTGGATGATGCACAATCTGGCCCTGGACCAGGGCGATATTGTGGAGATCGAGAGCGTCTCCATCCCGGTGGCAACTTATTCCAAGTTCCAGCCGCAGAGCGTCGAGTTCCTGGACATCACGAACCCGAAGGCGGTGCTGGAGAACTGTTTACGAAACTTCGCATGCCTCACGACGGGCGACCTGATTGCGATAAAGTACAACAACACGACGTACGAGCTGTCGGTGCTGGAAACGAAGCCCGGTCCAGCGGTAACAATCATCGAATGTGACATGAACGTCGAGTTCGCCCCACCGGTCGGGTACACGGAACCGgagcgaaaggaaaaggagGAAGAACCGATGACGATCGATCCGACGGAGCTGATGCCCGAGCCGACCGGGTTCGTAGCGTTCAAGGGAGAGGGTACCAGGTTGGatgggaaaaagaagaaagacaaCGGCACGAACGATGCGCCGGCGGCGCTAAGACAGACCTACGTGCGAGGCATTCCCGACTACGATCATCCCTACGGTTTGCTACGGTTCGATCGCAGTGTGAGGAAAACGGACCAACTTGAGTCGAAGCTGGAGGACAGTAAATTCCAGGAGTTCCAGGGCGAAGGCTTCAATCTGAAGAAGAACCGCAAATAG